A stretch of DNA from Pseudomonadota bacterium:
ACGGCAGAGTTGCATCTAATTTCATTGTTCAAGCTTTGAAAAACGCCCCCATTACGATCTATGGTGACGGCAGCCAGAGCCGTTCATTCTGCTTTGTGGATGACTTGATTGAAGTGTTCGTCAGGCTGATGGACTCCGAAGACAGTTTTATCGGCCCGGTCAACACCGGCAACCCCGATGAACTCACTATTCTTGAATTGGCAAAAAAAATACTTGAATTAACAGGATCGAAATCGGAAATTGTATTCAATCCTCTCCCTTCTGACGACCCAACTCAGAGACAACCGGACATTTCTCTTGCCAGAAAGAAACTGGGCTGGGAAACGAAGATCAGATTAAGAACTTAGCCGTAAATAAAATGGGTGTTATCTAAATAATATGTTATAATTCCGACAAGTTAGCTAAATACAACCTGGAGGGATTATGGCTAAGATTCAATCTTGGGAAGTTTCCGATACCTTTTGGGAGAAAGTTGCTCCGCTGATTCC
This window harbors:
- a CDS encoding NAD-dependent epimerase/dehydratase family protein, which encodes MSSRSSQETSEVYGDPAIHPQPESYRGHVNPIGIRSCYDEGKRCSETLFSDYHRQHKLRIKAARIFNTYGPKMHPDDGRVASNFIVQALKNAPITIYGDGSQSRSFCFVDDLIEVFVRLMDSEDSFIGPVNTGNPDELTILELAKKILELTGSKSEIVFNPLPSDDPTQRQPDISLARKKLGWETKIRLRT